From the Anolis sagrei isolate rAnoSag1 chromosome 12, rAnoSag1.mat, whole genome shotgun sequence genome, one window contains:
- the LOC132764477 gene encoding keratin-associated protein 9-7-like, with protein sequence MSYQCKQRCLPPPIFLKGNSIKCAEVCAPRSKSPCRGACSSDTCGSACAPTKDPCCAPAKDPCCAPCQPVCCDPCVSKIEKCPDPCCGGTVAKTEICKSPCVSVCPVPCPPEPVICKSPCASVCDATCEEVTCGCQGQSGVCQPQSCFPFCIAPCQGQSCLPFCGNPCQGQSCLPFCGNPCQGQSYIPVYIPGCGVVLVPQSCLNPCAGSCPCSSSCCQPSCCCPVPSCCNSSCCSQPASCARCSCGSCSKKQNS encoded by the coding sequence ATGTCTTATCAATGCAAGCAACGCTGCCTCCCGCCTCCCATATTCCTCAAAGGGAACTCCATCAAGTGCGCGGAAGTGTGCGCCCCAAGAAGTAAATCCCCTTGCAGAGGCGCCTGCTCCTCAGACACTTGCGGAAGCGCATGCGCCCCCACGAAGGATCCATGCTGCGCCCCCGCGAAGGATCCATGCTGCGCCCCATGCCAACCCGTGTGTTGCGACCCATGCGTCAGCAAGATTGAGAAGTGCCCGGATCCATGCTGTGGTGGCACCGTCGCCAAGACAGAGATATGCAAAAGCCCATGTGTCAGCGTCTGTCCCGTGCCGTGCCCGCCGGAGCCAGTGATATGCAAAAGCCCGTGTGCCAGTGTTTGCGATGCCACGTGCGAGGAGGTGACTTGTGGCTGCCAAGGCCAATCTGGTGTCTGCCAGCCTCAGTCGTGCTTCCCGTTCTGCATCGCGCCTTGCCAGGGCCAGTCTTGCTTGCCTTTTTGCGGCAACCCTTGCCAGGGCCAGTCTTGCTTGCCTTTTTGCGGCAACCCTTGCCAGGGGCAGTCTTACATCCCGGTCTATATCCCAGGCTGTGGAGTTGTTTTGGTGCCACAAAGCTGCCTGAATCCATGTGCCGGCTCCTGCCCGTGTTCGTCTTCCTGTTGCCAACCCTCCTGTTGCTGTCCGGTGCCATCCTGTTGCAACTCATCCTGCTGTTCGCAGCCGGCTTCCTGTGCCAGATGCTCGTGCGGTTCGTGTTCCAAGAAACAGAATTCCTAA